AGGCTTCACAGACAAGCGGGTGCAAGCGAAGGGCTTTACCGTCAATCAAGACTGGCTCGAAGGCTTGGATACCCAAACGGTGAAGGGTCGGTGCGCGGTTCAAAAGTACTGGGTGTTCTTTGATTACTTCTTCAAGAATATCCCAGATACGTTCGTCTCCACGTTCCACCAAGCGTTTAGCCGCTTTGACGTTCTGCACGATGTCGCGCGCAACGATTTCACGCATCACAAATGGTTTAAAGAGCTCAATCGCCATTTCACGTGGCACACCACATTGGTACATCTTAAGAGTTGGACCAACGGCGATAACGGAACGTCCTGAGAAGTCAACACGTTTACCGAGCAAGTTTTGACGGAAGCGCCCTTGTTTCCCTTTAAGCATGTGGCTCAATGATTTCAGTGGACGGCTACCTGGTCCTGTGATTGGACGACCACGACGACCGTTGTCAATCAAAGCGTCAACCGCTTCTTGAAGCATACGCTTCTCATTTTGAACGATGATACCTGGTGCATTCAACTCAAGCAAACGAGCCAAACGGTTGTTACGGTTGATAACACGGCGGTAAAGGTCATTCAAGTCAGATGAGGCAAAACGGCCACCATCCAACTGCAACATTGGACGAAGATCTGGTGGAATAACCGGAAGGATGTTGAGAATCATCCATTCAGGTTTGTTACCAGACTTATAAAAGGCATCCAAAACATCCAAACGACGGATAGCTTTGACACGTTTTTGTCCAGTAGCTGTTTTCAACTCTTCTTTGAGTTCAGCAATTTCTTTTTCAAGATCTACTTGTTTCAAGAGGTCTTGGATGGCTTCGGCACCCATTTTGGCAACGAATGAACCATAACCATACTCACGCAAGCGCTCACGGTATTCGCGCTCTGTCATGATAGACTTGTGCTCAAGTGGTGTATCCTTAGGATCAATCACCACATAAGCCGCAAAGTAGATAACTTCCTCGAGGGCACGAGGACTCATATCAAGGGTCAAGCCCATACGGCTTGGAATCCCCTTGAAATACCAGATGTGAGATACAGGAGCTTTCAACTCGATGTGCCCCATACGCTCACGACGAACTTTCGTACGCGTTACTTCAACCCCACAGCGGTCACAAACAATCCCTCTGTAACGAATGCGTTTGTACTTACCACAAGCACATTCCCAGTCTTTTGTAGGACCAAAGATGACTTCGTCAAAGAGTCCTTCACGTTCTGGTTTCAACGTACGGTAATTGATTGTTTCAGGTTTTTTGACTTCTCCATAAGACCATGAACGGACTTTGCTTGGAGAAGCTAGGGTGATTTGCATACTTTTAAAACGATTTACATCAACCACTATTTCTTCCCTTTCTATTCTAAGTGAACTGCTTATTCTTGTTCAGCAGCTTCTTCTGTTGCTTCCGCTTTTGTTGCTTTCTCAGCTTCTTCAGCTTCAAAGGCTGCTTTCGCCTCTTGGGCTGCTTTTTCGCGGGCTTTTTCAAGGTCATCTACGTGGATGACATCTTCGTCCATTCCTTCATCTAAATCGCGAAGTTCCACTTCTTGATCATCTTCGTCAAGGACACGCATGTCAAGACCAAGAGATTGCAATTCTTTCACAAGAACTCGGAAGGATTCTGGAACACCTGGTTTTGGAATTGGTTTTCCTTTTGTAATAGCTTCATAAGCTTTCAAACGTCCATTGATATCGTCAGACTTGTAAGTCAAGATTTCTTGGAGAACATTTGACGCACCGTAGGCTTCAAGAGCCCAAACTTCCATCTCACCGAAACGTTGTCCACCAAACTGAGCTTTACCTCCAAGTGGTTGTTGGGTAACGGTTGAGTATGGTCCGACTGAACGCGCGTGCAATTTATCATCAACCATGTGGTGGAGTTTGATCATGTACATGACACCAACTGATACACGGTTGTCAAACGGCTCACCTGTACGTCCATCGTAAAGGATTGTTTTGGCATCGCTATCCATACCTGCTTCTTTAACAGTGTCCCAAAGGTCTTCCGAACTTGCTCCGTCAAAGACTGGTGTTGCGATGTGGATACCAAGAGTACGGGCTGCCATACCAAGGTGGAGTTCCATAACCTGACCGATATTCATACGTGATGGCACCCCAAGTGGGTTCAACATGATATCGACTGGAGTTCCATCTGGAAGGTAAGGCATGTCTTCTACAGGAACGATACGAGAGACAACCCCTTTGTTTCCGTGACGTCCGGCCATCTTATCTCCGACCTTGATCTTACGTTTTTGAGCGATGTAGACACGAACCAGCATATTCACACCAGATTGCAACTCATCACCATTTGCACGTGTAAAGATCTTAACATCACGAACGACACCATCGGCACCGTGAGGTACTCGAAGAGAAGTATCACGCACTTCACGAGACTTGTCTCCGAAGATAGCGTGCAAGAGACGTTCTTCAGCAGAAAGGTCTTTTTCACCCTTAGGTGTGACTTTACCTACAAGGATATCTCCTTCTTTAACCTCAGCACCAATACGGATAATACCCATTTCGTCAAGGTCTTTAAGGGCATCTTCACCAACGTTTGGAATTTCACGAGTAATTTCTTCAGGCCCAAGCTTTGTATCGCGCGTTTCTGATTCGTATTCCTCGAGGTGGACAGATGTGTAGACATCGTCTTTGACCAAGCGTTCGCTCATGATAACGGCATCCTCGAAGTTGTAACCTTCCCATGTCATGTAGGCAACGATTGGGTTTTGTCCAAGCGCCATTTCCCCTTTTTCCATAGAAGGTCCGTCAGCGATAAAGTCGCCTTTTTCAACGACATCGCCAACTTTAACAAGTGTACGTTGGTTATAGGCAGTACCTGAGTTTGAACGACGGAATTTTTGGATGTGATATACGTCCAATGAACCATCTTCACGGCGTACTTCTACCTTGTCAGCATCTGCGTATGTAACTTTACCATCATACTGAGCAATAACAGCAGCACCAGAGTCATGGGCTGCTTGATACTCCATACCAGTACCAACGTAAGGTGCTTTTGGATCAATCAAAGGCACAGCCTGACGTTGCATGTTGGCACCCATGAGGGCACGGTTGGAGTCATCGTTTTCCAAGAAAGGAATACATGCTGTCGCAACGGCAACTACCTGTTTTGGTGACACGTCCATGTAGTCAACCACTTCTGCTGGATACTCCTGGTTGACCCCTTGATGACGTCCCATGACAACTTTCTCAGCAAAAGTACCGTCCTCGTTAAGACGAGAGTTAGCCTGCGCTACAGTAAATTCATCTTCTTCATCGGCTGTCAACCAAACGATTTCGTTTGTGACTACACCAGTTTCACGGTCAACCTTACGGTATGGTGTTTGAACAAAACCATACTTGTTCAAGTGCCCGTAAGATGACAAGTTATTGATCAAACCGATGTTAGGTCCTTCAGGTGTCTCGATTGGACACATACGACCATAGTGAGTATAGTGCACGTCACGTACTTCATATCCAGCACGGTCACGTGTCAAACCACCAGGTCCTAAGGCTGACAAACGGCGTTTGTGAGACAACTCAGAAAGTGGATTGTGTTGGTCCATGAACTGTGACAACTGTGATGAACCAAAGAATTCTTTAACCGCAGCTGTTACAGGACGGATATTGATGATTTGTTGTGGTGTTAAAACTTCATTGTCCTGAACAGACATACGTTCACGGACATTACGTTCCATACGAGAAAGTCCAAGACGTACTTGGTTGGCAAGCAATTCACCAACTGCACGGATACGACGGTTCCCAAGGTGGTCGATATCATCCACACGTCCGATACCTTCTGCCAAGTTAAGGAAGTAGCTCATCTCTGCAAGGATATCCGCAGGAGTTACAACACGAACCTTGTCGTCTGGATTGGTATTTCCGATGATGGTTACAACACGGTCTGGGTCCGTTGGGGCAACAACCTTGAATTTTTGCAGCACAACTGGTTCTGTCAGAACAGCTGCATCGTTTGGAATATAAACGATCTTGTTCAAGTCGCCATCCAAGTGACTCTCGATACTTTCAATCACGCTACGAGTCATAACGGTACCAGCTTCTACCAAGATTTCACCAGTTTCAGGGTCTACCAATGGCTCCGCAATGGTTTGGTTGAGCAAGCGTGTTGTAACGTTGAGTTTTTTATTGATCTTGTAACGACCAACAGCTGCCAAATCGTAGCGGCGTGGGTCAAAGAAACGTGCTACAAGCAAGCTACGTGAGCTTTCAGCAGTCTTAGGCTCACCTGGACGAAGGCGTTCGTAGATTTCTTTCAAGGCTTCGTCTGTACGAGAGTCCAT
The sequence above is a segment of the Streptococcus oralis ATCC 35037 genome. Coding sequences within it:
- the rpoB gene encoding DNA-directed RNA polymerase subunit beta, coding for MAGHDVQYGKHRTRRSFSRIKEVLDLPNLIEIQTDSFKDFLDHGLKEVFEDVLPISNFTDTMELEFVGYEIKEPKYTLEEARIHDASYSAPIFVTFRLINKETGEIKTQEVFFGDFPIMTEMGTFIINGGERIIVSQLVRSPGVYFNDKVDKNGKVGYGSTVIPNRGAWLELESDSKDIAYTRIDRTRKIPFTTLVRALGFSGDDEIFDIFGDSELVRNTVEKDIHKNPMDSRTDEALKEIYERLRPGEPKTAESSRSLLVARFFDPRRYDLAAVGRYKINKKLNVTTRLLNQTIAEPLVDPETGEILVEAGTVMTRSVIESIESHLDGDLNKIVYIPNDAAVLTEPVVLQKFKVVAPTDPDRVVTIIGNTNPDDKVRVVTPADILAEMSYFLNLAEGIGRVDDIDHLGNRRIRAVGELLANQVRLGLSRMERNVRERMSVQDNEVLTPQQIINIRPVTAAVKEFFGSSQLSQFMDQHNPLSELSHKRRLSALGPGGLTRDRAGYEVRDVHYTHYGRMCPIETPEGPNIGLINNLSSYGHLNKYGFVQTPYRKVDRETGVVTNEIVWLTADEEDEFTVAQANSRLNEDGTFAEKVVMGRHQGVNQEYPAEVVDYMDVSPKQVVAVATACIPFLENDDSNRALMGANMQRQAVPLIDPKAPYVGTGMEYQAAHDSGAAVIAQYDGKVTYADADKVEVRREDGSLDVYHIQKFRRSNSGTAYNQRTLVKVGDVVEKGDFIADGPSMEKGEMALGQNPIVAYMTWEGYNFEDAVIMSERLVKDDVYTSVHLEEYESETRDTKLGPEEITREIPNVGEDALKDLDEMGIIRIGAEVKEGDILVGKVTPKGEKDLSAEERLLHAIFGDKSREVRDTSLRVPHGADGVVRDVKIFTRANGDELQSGVNMLVRVYIAQKRKIKVGDKMAGRHGNKGVVSRIVPVEDMPYLPDGTPVDIMLNPLGVPSRMNIGQVMELHLGMAARTLGIHIATPVFDGASSEDLWDTVKEAGMDSDAKTILYDGRTGEPFDNRVSVGVMYMIKLHHMVDDKLHARSVGPYSTVTQQPLGGKAQFGGQRFGEMEVWALEAYGASNVLQEILTYKSDDINGRLKAYEAITKGKPIPKPGVPESFRVLVKELQSLGLDMRVLDEDDQEVELRDLDEGMDEDVIHVDDLEKAREKAAQEAKAAFEAEEAEKATKAEATEEAAEQE